One region of Haloprofundus salilacus genomic DNA includes:
- a CDS encoding alpha/beta fold hydrolase produces MPVIQCNGANLYYEEYGEGDPIVLLHGVLHGLRFFEPQLAGLSDDYRVIAFDFRGHGRSEKTETGHTVPQYAQDLHAFLDQRDLKDVVLVGWSMGAFVSWDYVNQFGTDRIRGLVDIDIEATRFQWEDYDYGLARLEDVQRLVELAQSDQPGLIEHFTQQVFADPTAETKTLQYDEISRTPPPIQSTILFDTHTRDYRSVLPEIDVPMLVCAGTAETRGSVDAVRYVADLVPEARVELFEVSGHGPQFEEPKQFNRVVSHFAGSL; encoded by the coding sequence ATGCCAGTCATCCAGTGTAACGGGGCAAATCTCTATTACGAGGAGTATGGCGAGGGCGACCCGATCGTCTTGCTCCACGGCGTGTTGCACGGGCTCCGGTTCTTCGAACCACAGTTGGCCGGCCTGTCGGACGACTATCGGGTGATCGCGTTCGATTTCAGAGGACACGGCCGGTCGGAGAAAACCGAAACGGGACACACGGTTCCGCAGTACGCCCAAGATCTCCACGCCTTCCTCGACCAGCGTGATCTTAAGGACGTCGTCCTCGTCGGCTGGTCGATGGGCGCGTTCGTCTCGTGGGACTACGTGAATCAGTTTGGTACCGACAGGATTCGTGGATTGGTCGATATCGATATCGAAGCTACCAGGTTCCAGTGGGAGGATTACGACTACGGCCTCGCTCGCCTGGAGGACGTGCAGCGCCTCGTCGAACTCGCCCAGTCCGACCAACCTGGCCTCATTGAACACTTCACGCAGCAGGTCTTCGCCGACCCCACAGCCGAGACGAAAACCCTCCAGTACGACGAGATTTCCCGGACGCCACCCCCGATCCAAAGCACGATTCTGTTCGATACCCATACCCGGGATTACCGATCCGTCCTCCCCGAGATCGACGTCCCCATGCTGGTTTGCGCGGGCACTGCAGAGACACGAGGAAGCGTTGACGCTGTCCGTTACGTCGCGGACCTCGTGCCCGAGGCGAGGGTCGAACTGTTCGAGGTGAGCGGCCACGGTCCACAGTTCGAGGAACCCAAGCAGTTCAACCGGGTGGTCAGCCACTTTGCCGGTTCTCTTTGA
- a CDS encoding RNA-guided endonuclease TnpB family protein encodes MGIEEVTKTARTRLCIESGERSWLKDARYTARDISNDTLRLKQQGYNRTEIQKEVDRDGFLRNNKCAVVGKALQAWDSYKELLNWWHNQDDTNVGKPSPPATDKKGTYPLVMAHTEGYRLTYDDEADRIRFRVSPKPYKKVKGHLRGRPDDLSLIEKALTGDEWSLGQAELLYRDGVYYLHVTVKTEVEVPEPEDADTLIGVDINERNIALTALTRETMDTLGTLLLDYGSVKAERQRYHTITKRCQEHGQHSIHHQLGEKEERYTEWILHRMSRVVVEFAQQFSNPVIVFEDLSGIRDAIKYGTYMNRRLHKLPFHKFEQQVRYKATWNQIPCEAVESPYNSKSCSCCGHRGHRQGRRFRCTNDSCAVEQDHADRNASVNVAWRALAKHAGIDIESVNYRTHKTQPQVRLVRLSGSGRSVNRPSSSREIASRGVLTT; translated from the coding sequence ATGGGTATCGAAGAAGTCACAAAGACCGCACGCACCCGACTCTGTATAGAGTCTGGTGAGCGGTCGTGGCTCAAAGATGCCCGTTACACCGCACGAGACATCTCCAACGATACACTCCGTCTCAAACAGCAAGGCTACAACCGGACCGAGATTCAGAAGGAAGTTGACCGGGATGGATTCCTTCGGAACAACAAGTGTGCGGTCGTCGGGAAAGCCCTACAAGCGTGGGACTCCTACAAAGAACTCCTCAACTGGTGGCACAACCAAGACGACACCAACGTCGGGAAACCGTCGCCACCAGCCACAGACAAGAAAGGAACCTACCCACTCGTTATGGCTCACACCGAAGGCTATCGCCTCACCTACGACGACGAGGCCGACCGTATTCGGTTCCGTGTGAGTCCGAAGCCGTACAAGAAGGTGAAAGGACACCTTCGAGGGCGACCGGACGACCTCTCGTTGATTGAGAAAGCCTTGACGGGGGACGAATGGTCGTTGGGGCAGGCCGAACTTCTGTACCGCGATGGCGTGTACTACCTACACGTCACGGTCAAAACCGAGGTTGAAGTACCTGAACCTGAAGACGCTGACACACTCATCGGTGTCGATATTAACGAGCGCAACATCGCTCTCACCGCTCTTACTCGTGAGACGATGGACACGCTCGGAACCCTCTTGCTTGACTACGGCTCGGTGAAAGCCGAACGCCAACGCTACCACACCATCACGAAACGCTGTCAAGAACACGGCCAACACTCTATCCACCACCAACTCGGTGAAAAAGAAGAACGCTACACCGAGTGGATTCTTCACCGAATGTCCCGAGTCGTGGTTGAGTTCGCACAACAGTTCTCGAACCCGGTTATCGTGTTCGAGGACTTGAGCGGGATTCGAGACGCCATCAAGTACGGCACGTACATGAACCGTCGTCTGCACAAACTACCGTTCCACAAGTTCGAACAACAGGTTCGCTACAAAGCAACGTGGAACCAGATTCCGTGTGAGGCAGTTGAGTCGCCGTACAACTCGAAGTCGTGTTCGTGCTGTGGTCATCGAGGCCACCGTCAGGGGCGACGGTTCCGGTGTACGAATGATTCGTGTGCGGTTGAGCAAGACCATGCTGACCGGAACGCGAGCGTGAATGTGGCGTGGCGAGCGTTGGCTAAACACGCTGGCATTGATATTGAATCAGTTAATTACCGGACTCACAAAACCCAACCACAGGTTCGGTTGGTGCGTCTGTCCGGGTCGGGGCGCTCTGTAAACCGCCCATCCTCATCCCGCGAAATCGCTTCGCGTGGAGTGCTTACGACGTAA
- a CDS encoding MFS transporter, which yields MKRPQTVVLAVIASTFFVGFGGGVIFPILPNLGTVLGISPFLVGLILSANRFARIVANAPAGALVDRIGTRKPFVAGLFVEGVATLGYVVAVESSVPEFWFLLARVLWGLGSAAVFATAYTIAADVSDGSSRGTNMGVVRGGITLGFPAGLILGGVVSDTYGVEAAFVVAAAFALFAGVIAYWKVPETHVTTERSTSAPWEIDTSTPALTVGFVNFGLFFAYLGALFATLVLFIDVNGIELLGYGPQGVSGLLMAVTVVSASVFMLAGGKVSDDYGARVPVLLVFLVVSFVGFILLSRASSMPTLVVSCVCIGAGQGGTSGPLMALLADLTPSDRMGRATGTNNVLGDLGGGIGPMVSLPLVETVGFEPVYAACAVIPLLAGFVLLGGVYAKTGSVNPQTE from the coding sequence GTGAAGCGCCCGCAGACGGTCGTTCTCGCGGTCATCGCCAGCACGTTCTTCGTCGGATTCGGCGGCGGCGTCATCTTCCCTATCCTTCCGAATCTCGGGACCGTCCTCGGCATCTCGCCGTTTCTCGTCGGCCTGATTCTGAGCGCCAATCGGTTCGCTCGCATCGTCGCGAACGCCCCGGCGGGGGCGCTCGTCGACCGAATCGGCACCCGGAAGCCGTTCGTCGCGGGCCTCTTCGTCGAGGGGGTCGCCACCCTCGGTTACGTCGTCGCCGTCGAGTCATCGGTGCCCGAGTTTTGGTTTCTCCTCGCGCGTGTTCTCTGGGGACTCGGAAGCGCCGCCGTCTTCGCCACGGCGTACACTATCGCTGCGGACGTCAGCGACGGCAGTTCCCGCGGCACGAACATGGGCGTCGTCCGCGGCGGTATCACGCTCGGATTCCCTGCTGGCCTCATCCTCGGCGGGGTCGTCAGCGACACGTACGGTGTTGAAGCCGCGTTCGTCGTCGCAGCTGCGTTCGCACTCTTCGCGGGCGTCATCGCCTACTGGAAGGTTCCGGAGACGCACGTCACGACCGAGCGGTCGACGAGCGCACCGTGGGAGATCGACACGAGTACGCCCGCGCTCACCGTCGGATTCGTCAACTTCGGACTCTTTTTCGCCTATCTCGGTGCGCTGTTTGCGACGCTCGTCCTCTTCATCGACGTCAACGGAATCGAGCTCCTCGGTTACGGTCCGCAGGGGGTTTCGGGACTACTGATGGCCGTGACCGTCGTCTCCGCCTCAGTGTTCATGCTCGCCGGCGGGAAAGTGAGCGACGACTACGGCGCTCGCGTTCCGGTGCTTCTCGTCTTCCTCGTCGTCTCCTTCGTCGGTTTCATACTCCTATCGCGGGCCTCCTCGATGCCGACGCTCGTGGTTTCCTGTGTCTGCATCGGCGCGGGACAGGGCGGCACCAGCGGTCCGCTCATGGCGCTTCTCGCCGACCTCACGCCGAGCGATCGGATGGGCCGGGCGACAGGGACGAACAACGTCCTCGGCGACCTCGGAGGTGGTATCGGCCCGATGGTGTCGCTGCCGCTAGTCGAGACGGTCGGCTTCGAACCGGTGTACGCCGCCTGCGCCGTGATTCCGCTCCTTGCCGGGTTTGTCCTTCTCGGTGGTGTCTACGCGAAGACGGGGAGTGTGAACCCACAGACGGAATGA
- the cgi121 gene encoding KEOPS complex subunit Cgi121, giving the protein MRLVEGVVDVEDIDAVVAALGDVAEEYGTTVQAFDARYVVDRAHLERAVELADRAIARGENVAHDRAVEILLYAAGRRQIDQAFEMGLEEGRLPLVVLVDGGAESTASEAVTETLAFDGASTLGNYDRERLFEFFDLTDRELSATEGTLSDAVRERVALLDVEK; this is encoded by the coding sequence ATGAGACTCGTCGAGGGCGTCGTCGACGTTGAGGACATCGACGCCGTCGTCGCAGCGCTCGGCGACGTCGCCGAGGAGTACGGGACGACCGTGCAAGCGTTCGACGCCCGGTACGTCGTCGACCGCGCGCACCTCGAACGGGCGGTCGAACTCGCCGACCGAGCCATCGCTCGCGGCGAGAACGTCGCGCATGACCGCGCCGTCGAGATTCTGCTCTATGCGGCTGGACGACGCCAGATCGACCAGGCGTTCGAGATGGGACTCGAGGAGGGCCGCCTCCCGCTTGTCGTCCTCGTCGACGGCGGCGCGGAGTCCACGGCCTCCGAGGCGGTGACCGAGACGCTGGCTTTCGACGGCGCATCCACGCTCGGAAACTACGATAGAGAACGTCTCTTCGAGTTTTTCGACCTCACGGACCGAGAGCTGTCGGCGACGGAGGGGACGCTCTCGGACGCCGTCCGCGAACGGGTCGCGCTGCTGGACGTCGAGAAGTGA
- a CDS encoding ATP-dependent DNA helicase, translating to MKTAELSGLPSGVPDFLREEGIEELYPPQAEAVEAGVTDGESLVASIPTASGKTFIAELAMLSSVQRGGKALYIVPLRALASEKKAEFERFERFGVDIGVSTGNYDSTSEWLATRDIIVATSEKVDSLVRNNASWISELTCVVADEVHLVDDRHRGPTLEVTLAKLRKINPGLQVVALSATVGNAGEVADWLDASLVRSDWRPIDLKTGVHYGNAINFDDGSQREVPVERGEKQTAALVADTLEEGGSSLVFVNSRRNAEAAAKRLADVSDAALTKEERDELTELAAEIRDVSDTETSADLARTVAKGAAFHHAGLAPDHRSIVESAFRDRLIKVVSATPTLAAGVNTPSRRVVVRDWRRYDGEFGGMKPLNVLEVHQMMGRAGRPGRDPYGEAVLLAKNADEMDELFERYLWAEPEPVRSKLAAEPALRTHVLATIASGFASSREGLLEFLDRTLYATQTDDESRLEQVTNSVLRYLEVNEFVERDGDTLRATGIGHTVSRLYLDPMSAAEIIDGLREWERKGGSKSGKKASEATEADEMGEAVDAGFVSASDLRRDNAEADPETTGDAPKPTALGLYHLVSRTPDMYQLYLKSGDRSTYTELCYEREGEFLGNVPSEYDDVAFEDWLSALKTAKLLEDWSKEVDEDRITERYGVGPGDIRGKVDTAEWLLGAAEQLAGELNLGSNIAVREAKKRIEYGVREELLDLAGVRGIGRKRARRLFEAGVESRADLREADKSVILAALRGRRKTAETVLENVGRRDPSMDDVEADESAAPAEFTPAGGAASASGGESADDDQSSLGDFG from the coding sequence ATGAAGACAGCGGAGCTTTCCGGCCTCCCGTCGGGCGTTCCCGACTTCCTCCGCGAGGAGGGCATCGAGGAACTCTACCCGCCGCAGGCCGAGGCGGTCGAGGCGGGTGTCACCGACGGCGAGAGTCTCGTCGCCTCCATCCCCACCGCCTCGGGGAAGACGTTCATCGCCGAACTGGCGATGCTGTCGAGCGTCCAACGAGGGGGAAAAGCGCTCTACATCGTCCCGCTTCGGGCGCTCGCCTCCGAGAAGAAAGCCGAGTTCGAACGCTTCGAGCGGTTCGGCGTCGATATCGGCGTCTCTACGGGCAACTACGACTCGACGAGCGAGTGGCTCGCCACCCGAGATATCATCGTCGCCACCAGCGAGAAAGTCGACTCGCTCGTCCGCAACAACGCCTCGTGGATCTCGGAACTCACCTGCGTCGTCGCCGACGAGGTCCACCTCGTCGACGACCGCCACCGCGGGCCGACGCTCGAAGTGACGCTCGCCAAATTACGGAAGATCAATCCCGGTCTGCAGGTCGTCGCGCTCTCGGCGACCGTTGGCAACGCCGGGGAGGTCGCCGACTGGCTCGACGCGAGCCTCGTCCGCTCGGACTGGCGACCCATCGACCTGAAGACGGGCGTCCACTACGGCAACGCCATCAACTTCGACGACGGGAGTCAGCGCGAAGTGCCAGTCGAACGCGGCGAGAAACAGACCGCCGCACTCGTCGCCGACACCTTGGAGGAAGGCGGATCGTCGCTCGTGTTCGTCAACTCCCGGCGCAACGCCGAAGCGGCCGCGAAACGCCTCGCCGACGTGTCCGATGCGGCGCTCACGAAAGAGGAGCGCGACGAACTCACGGAACTCGCCGCCGAGATTCGCGATGTTTCCGACACGGAGACGAGCGCCGACTTAGCGCGTACCGTCGCCAAGGGCGCGGCGTTTCACCACGCGGGTCTCGCGCCCGACCATCGGAGCATCGTCGAGTCGGCGTTCCGCGACCGACTCATCAAAGTGGTGAGCGCGACGCCGACGCTCGCCGCCGGGGTTAACACGCCGAGTCGCCGCGTCGTCGTCCGCGACTGGCGGCGCTACGACGGCGAGTTCGGCGGCATGAAACCGCTGAACGTGCTCGAAGTCCACCAGATGATGGGTCGCGCCGGGCGACCCGGCCGCGACCCCTACGGCGAGGCCGTGCTCCTGGCGAAGAACGCCGACGAGATGGACGAACTGTTCGAGCGCTACCTCTGGGCCGAACCCGAACCCGTGCGCTCGAAACTCGCGGCCGAACCCGCGCTGAGAACGCACGTGCTGGCCACCATCGCCTCTGGATTCGCCAGCAGCAGAGAGGGACTGCTGGAGTTCCTCGACCGGACGCTGTACGCGACGCAGACCGACGACGAGAGTCGACTCGAACAGGTGACCAATTCGGTGCTCCGGTATCTGGAGGTCAACGAGTTCGTCGAACGCGACGGCGACACCCTACGGGCGACCGGCATCGGCCACACCGTCTCCCGGCTCTACCTCGACCCGATGAGCGCCGCCGAGATCATCGACGGACTCCGAGAGTGGGAGCGGAAAGGCGGGAGCAAGAGCGGGAAGAAAGCGAGCGAGGCGACCGAAGCGGACGAGATGGGCGAAGCGGTCGACGCCGGGTTCGTCTCCGCGAGCGACCTGCGGCGCGACAATGCAGAAGCGGATCCCGAGACGACGGGCGACGCGCCCAAACCGACTGCGCTCGGCCTCTACCACCTCGTCTCCCGGACGCCGGACATGTACCAACTCTACCTCAAATCCGGTGACCGCTCGACGTACACCGAACTCTGCTACGAGCGCGAGGGGGAGTTCCTCGGGAACGTTCCCTCCGAGTACGACGACGTCGCCTTCGAGGACTGGCTCTCCGCGCTGAAAACCGCAAAACTGCTCGAAGACTGGTCCAAAGAGGTCGACGAGGACCGCATCACCGAGCGCTACGGCGTCGGTCCCGGCGACATCAGAGGGAAAGTCGACACCGCCGAGTGGCTGCTGGGCGCGGCCGAACAGTTAGCGGGCGAACTGAATCTGGGCTCGAACATCGCCGTCCGCGAGGCCAAAAAGCGCATCGAGTACGGCGTTCGAGAGGAGTTACTCGACCTCGCGGGCGTCCGCGGTATCGGCCGAAAGCGCGCCAGACGGCTGTTCGAAGCGGGCGTCGAGAGTCGCGCCGACCTCCGCGAGGCCGACAAATCCGTCATCCTCGCGGCGCTGCGCGGGCGGCGAAAGACCGCCGAAACGGTGCTCGAAAACGTCGGTCGACGAGACCCCTCGATGGACGACGTGGAGGCCGACGAGTCGGCCGCGCCCGCGGAGTTCACGCCCGCCGGCGGAGCAGCCTCCGCGTCAGGCGGAGAAAGCGCGGACGACGACCAGTCGAGTCTGGGTGATTTTGGATGA
- a CDS encoding ferredoxin, which yields MRIEFDRDTCIGMYQCVDEWAAFEKNLDDGKADLEGSEETDNQLFVREVPEDAEFDAEFAARVCPVDAIRVYDDDGEQVVP from the coding sequence ATGCGAATCGAGTTCGACCGCGACACCTGCATCGGGATGTACCAGTGCGTCGACGAGTGGGCGGCGTTCGAGAAGAACTTGGACGACGGGAAAGCCGACCTCGAGGGCTCTGAAGAGACCGACAACCAACTGTTCGTCCGCGAAGTGCCCGAGGACGCGGAGTTCGACGCGGAGTTCGCCGCCCGCGTCTGCCCCGTCGACGCCATCAGAGTGTACGACGACGACGGCGAGCAGGTCGTCCCGTAA
- a CDS encoding DEAD/DEAH box helicase has product MAASDEVAYVDHPLLAPSFIERRLYQIQLAGAARESHTLVCLPTGLGKTTVSLLVTAERLSEVGGKSLLLAPTKPLVQQHADFYREALSIPDDDIVVFTGDVRPDDRAALWDDAQIVIATPQVVENDLVGGRVSLERVTHLTFDECHRGTGDYAYVYIAERYHQDAENPLVTGMSASPGGDKEDILTVCENLGLVDVTVMTEDDADVAEYTYDTEVEWERISLPDEILTIRDALNEVIKDRLSKLKSLGVTRATSPDISQKQLNGIRAELQKMINADDGDGYKGMSVHAEVMKLRRAVELVETQSVESVRRYFERQRNAARSSGASKASQRLIAEPKVREAMRLAESFDELHPKFSKTRILLAETLGLGGGERVIVFTESRDTAEALTDFLSESFDTRRFVGQGDKEGSDGMTQKQQQETLDAFRAGEFEVLVSTSVAEEGLDVPEVDLVLFYEPVPTAIRSIQRKGRTGRQTEGRVVVLMAEDTRDEAYFWISRRKESQMEDELKKLKGVADEVEDELDDSQQRLGDFEVSAGGGGGPSAREKRMQPGLTDFSEAKETEPASDADDFGGTDDTDTDSEDAVVATADSSDKEDTVEIVADQRELDSTIARDLSTREGIRTRLETLAVGDYVLSDRVAVERKSVSDFLDTLTGGDRSLFEQVADMSRHYSRPIVVIEGDRLYEERNVHPNAIRGAISSLAVDFGVSVLRTVDEKDTADLLEVIATREQASADRAVRVHGEKSAKTLDEQQEYVVSSIADIGPVSARALLEHFGSVEAVMIASKDELLDVHGVGEVTADRIREVVGSEY; this is encoded by the coding sequence ATGGCCGCCAGCGACGAGGTCGCCTACGTCGACCACCCGCTTCTCGCCCCCAGTTTCATCGAGCGCCGCCTCTACCAGATTCAACTCGCCGGGGCGGCCCGGGAGAGCCACACGCTCGTCTGTCTCCCTACGGGTCTGGGCAAGACCACGGTCAGCCTCCTCGTGACCGCCGAACGACTCTCGGAGGTCGGCGGTAAATCGCTGCTGCTCGCGCCGACGAAACCGCTCGTCCAGCAGCACGCCGACTTCTACCGCGAGGCGCTCTCGATTCCCGACGACGACATCGTCGTCTTCACCGGCGACGTGCGTCCCGACGACCGGGCGGCGCTGTGGGACGACGCGCAGATCGTCATCGCCACCCCCCAAGTGGTCGAGAACGACCTCGTCGGCGGCAGAGTGAGCCTCGAACGCGTCACCCATCTCACCTTCGACGAGTGTCACCGCGGCACCGGCGACTACGCCTACGTCTACATCGCTGAGCGCTACCACCAGGATGCCGAAAACCCGCTCGTCACCGGGATGAGCGCGTCGCCCGGCGGCGACAAGGAGGATATCCTCACTGTCTGTGAGAACCTCGGACTCGTCGACGTGACGGTGATGACCGAGGACGACGCCGACGTGGCCGAGTACACCTACGACACCGAAGTCGAGTGGGAGCGGATCAGCCTCCCCGACGAGATTCTGACCATCCGCGACGCGCTCAACGAGGTCATCAAAGACCGACTGAGCAAGCTGAAGTCGCTCGGCGTGACGCGGGCGACGAGCCCCGACATCTCCCAGAAACAACTCAACGGCATCCGCGCGGAACTCCAGAAGATGATAAACGCCGACGACGGCGACGGCTACAAGGGGATGTCCGTCCACGCGGAGGTGATGAAGCTCCGGCGGGCGGTCGAACTCGTCGAGACGCAGAGCGTCGAGTCCGTCCGCCGGTACTTCGAGCGCCAGCGTAACGCCGCTCGCTCCTCGGGCGCGTCGAAGGCGAGTCAGCGCCTTATCGCCGAACCCAAAGTGCGAGAGGCGATGCGACTCGCGGAGTCGTTTGACGAACTCCACCCGAAGTTCTCGAAGACGCGCATCCTGCTGGCGGAGACGCTCGGCCTCGGCGGCGGCGAGCGCGTCATCGTCTTCACCGAGTCGCGCGACACCGCCGAAGCGCTGACCGACTTCCTCTCCGAGAGCTTCGACACGCGGCGGTTCGTCGGGCAGGGCGACAAGGAAGGGTCGGACGGGATGACCCAGAAGCAACAGCAGGAGACGCTCGACGCCTTCCGCGCCGGGGAGTTTGAGGTGCTCGTCTCCACCTCCGTCGCTGAGGAGGGTCTCGACGTGCCGGAGGTCGACCTCGTGCTGTTTTACGAACCCGTGCCGACGGCGATTCGCTCCATCCAGCGGAAAGGCCGAACCGGTCGCCAGACCGAAGGTCGCGTCGTCGTTCTCATGGCCGAAGACACCCGCGACGAGGCGTACTTCTGGATTTCCCGTCGAAAGGAGAGTCAGATGGAAGACGAGCTGAAGAAACTGAAGGGCGTCGCCGACGAAGTCGAGGACGAACTCGACGACTCCCAGCAGCGCCTCGGCGACTTCGAGGTGAGCGCAGGCGGAGGCGGCGGTCCGAGCGCCCGCGAGAAGCGGATGCAGCCGGGGTTGACGGATTTCTCGGAGGCCAAGGAGACGGAACCAGCGTCGGACGCCGACGATTTCGGCGGGACCGACGATACCGACACCGACAGCGAAGACGCTGTCGTCGCCACCGCCGACAGCAGCGACAAGGAGGACACCGTCGAAATCGTCGCCGACCAGCGCGAACTCGATTCGACCATCGCCCGCGACCTCTCCACCCGGGAAGGGATTCGGACCAGACTGGAGACGCTCGCCGTCGGCGACTACGTGCTCTCGGACCGCGTTGCCGTCGAGCGCAAGTCGGTGTCGGACTTCCTCGACACGCTCACCGGGGGCGACCGCTCGCTGTTCGAGCAAGTCGCCGACATGTCGCGACACTACTCGCGGCCTATCGTCGTCATCGAGGGCGACCGCCTCTACGAGGAGCGCAACGTCCACCCGAACGCGATTCGGGGCGCGATCTCCAGTCTCGCCGTCGACTTCGGGGTGAGCGTCCTGCGGACGGTGGACGAGAAAGATACTGCCGACCTGCTGGAAGTCATCGCTACGCGCGAACAGGCGAGCGCTGACCGCGCGGTCCGCGTCCACGGCGAGAAGAGCGCGAAGACGCTCGACGAACAGCAAGAGTACGTCGTCAGTTCAATCGCCGACATCGGACCGGTCTCCGCACGGGCGCTGCTCGAACACTTCGGTTCCGTCGAAGCCGTCATGATCGCCTCGAAAGACGAACTCCTCGACGTTCACGGCGTCGGCGAAGTGACCGCCGACCGCATCCGAGAAGTCGTCGGCAGCGAATACTAG
- a CDS encoding Sjogren's syndrome/scleroderma autoantigen 1 family protein — protein MSEFDKEAEREKLRKKFARDEEKRKSTQRMSELLLKGATMTNRHCDTCGDPIFRYQGQEFCPTCQNAQVAESSEATQAADGADETQAEQKPRSDEVEVTPEPPQSRAPSTTQRAAEDVTDDTAATQQSTPTSSASVNTQIASSSPSQSASASGDLSEARTALVRTVTRYATAAESADDPRRAKELLAAAREAAETLSALNR, from the coding sequence ATGAGCGAGTTCGACAAGGAAGCGGAGCGCGAGAAACTCCGAAAGAAGTTCGCCCGCGACGAGGAGAAGCGCAAATCCACCCAGCGGATGAGTGAACTGCTCTTGAAAGGGGCGACGATGACGAACAGACACTGCGACACCTGCGGCGACCCGATTTTCCGCTATCAGGGCCAAGAGTTCTGTCCGACGTGTCAGAACGCACAGGTCGCCGAGTCGAGCGAGGCGACTCAGGCCGCCGATGGAGCCGACGAGACGCAGGCAGAGCAGAAGCCGAGAAGCGACGAAGTCGAAGTGACGCCCGAGCCACCGCAGTCGAGGGCGCCGTCGACAACTCAGCGTGCGGCGGAGGACGTAACCGACGATACGGCGGCCACACAGCAGTCCACACCAACCTCGTCTGCGTCGGTAAACACCCAGATAGCGAGTTCGTCGCCGTCACAGTCGGCTTCTGCTTCCGGCGACCTGAGCGAGGCACGCACCGCGCTCGTCCGGACGGTGACGCGGTACGCGACGGCGGCCGAATCGGCTGACGACCCGCGACGCGCCAAAGAACTGTTGGCCGCTGCCAGAGAAGCAGCAGAGACGCTCTCCGCGCTGAATCGATAG
- the mdh gene encoding malate dehydrogenase gives MTKVSVVGAAGTVGAAAGYNIALRDVADELVFVDIPDMEDKTVGQAADTNHGIAYDSNTVVRQGGYEDTEGSDVVVITAGIPRKEGQTRIDLAGDNAPIMENISSSLAEYNDDFVSITTSNPVDLLNRHLYETGDRDRHKVIGFGGRLDSARFRYVLSERFGAPVKNVEATILGEHGDAQVPVFSKVRVDGRDPEFSDEEKDEILTDLQESAMDVISRKGATQWGPATGVAHMVEAVLRDTGEVLPGSLVLDGEYGYEDTAFGVPVKLGSEGVVEVVDWDFDEYEEGLMDDAAEKLRDQYGKIA, from the coding sequence ATGACGAAAGTGAGCGTGGTCGGTGCCGCCGGAACGGTGGGCGCCGCCGCTGGGTATAACATCGCGCTTCGGGACGTCGCCGACGAACTCGTCTTCGTCGACATCCCGGACATGGAGGACAAGACGGTCGGACAGGCGGCCGACACGAACCACGGCATCGCGTACGACTCGAACACGGTCGTCCGACAGGGCGGCTACGAGGACACCGAAGGTTCCGACGTCGTCGTCATCACGGCGGGCATCCCGCGCAAGGAGGGACAGACCCGCATCGACCTCGCGGGCGACAACGCGCCCATCATGGAGAATATCAGCTCCTCACTGGCGGAGTACAACGACGACTTCGTCTCCATCACCACCTCGAACCCGGTCGACCTGCTCAACCGCCACCTCTACGAGACCGGCGACCGCGACCGTCACAAGGTCATCGGCTTCGGCGGCCGCCTCGACTCCGCGCGCTTCCGCTACGTGCTCTCCGAGCGCTTCGGCGCGCCCGTGAAGAACGTCGAAGCGACAATTCTCGGCGAGCACGGCGACGCACAGGTGCCGGTGTTCTCGAAGGTCCGCGTCGACGGCCGCGACCCTGAGTTCTCCGACGAGGAGAAAGACGAGATTCTCACCGACCTGCAGGAGTCGGCGATGGACGTCATCAGCCGGAAAGGCGCTACCCAGTGGGGTCCGGCGACAGGCGTCGCCCACATGGTCGAAGCCGTCCTCCGCGACACTGGCGAGGTGCTCCCGGGTAGCCTTGTTCTCGACGGCGAGTACGGTTACGAGGACACCGCCTTCGGCGTCCCCGTCAAACTCGGCTCCGAGGGCGTTGTGGAGGTCGTCGACTGGGATTTCGACGAGTACGAAGAAGGGTTGATGGACGACGCCGCCGAGAAACTCCGCGACCAGTACGGCAAAATCGCGTAA